Proteins from one Bacteroides zhangwenhongii genomic window:
- a CDS encoding SGNH/GDSL hydrolase family protein, translating into MDKRRMYQWLLLAIICLSFSMGESYAQKKDFANLARYSKQNAALPQATKKDKRVVFMGNSITEGWVRTHPDFFKTNGYIGRGISGQTSYQFLLRFREDVINLSPALVVINAGTNDIAENTQAYNEDYTFGNIISMVELAKANKIKVILTSVLPAAAFKWRMEIKDAPQKIKSLNDRIEAYAKANKIPYVDYYQALVVSENQALNPQYTKDGVHPNSEGYDIMEPLIKKAIEKAL; encoded by the coding sequence ATGGATAAAAGAAGAATGTATCAATGGTTACTGTTGGCAATTATTTGTTTAAGCTTCTCAATGGGAGAGAGCTATGCACAGAAAAAGGATTTTGCAAATTTAGCTCGTTATTCAAAACAAAATGCTGCGCTTCCGCAAGCGACAAAAAAAGATAAACGGGTTGTTTTTATGGGAAATTCCATCACTGAAGGTTGGGTAAGGACTCATCCGGACTTCTTCAAGACAAATGGATATATTGGTCGCGGAATCAGTGGGCAGACTTCTTATCAATTCTTGTTACGTTTTCGGGAAGATGTGATTAATCTTTCTCCTGCTTTAGTAGTGATTAATGCCGGAACAAATGATATTGCCGAAAATACACAGGCTTATAATGAAGATTATACGTTTGGAAATATCATCTCCATGGTCGAATTGGCTAAAGCGAATAAGATTAAAGTTATTCTGACTTCCGTACTTCCTGCCGCTGCATTCAAGTGGAGAATGGAAATTAAAGATGCTCCTCAGAAGATTAAATCTTTAAATGATCGGATAGAGGCTTATGCAAAAGCAAATAAAATTCCGTATGTGGATTATTATCAAGCATTGGTTGTTTCTGAGAATCAAGCATTGAATCCTCAATATACAAAAGACGGAGTACATCCGAACAGTGAAGGATATGATATCATGGAACCGTTGATAAAGAAAGCGATTGAGAAAGCACTTTGA
- a CDS encoding DUF4293 domain-containing protein: MIQRIQTVYLLIVTGLLITAMCLPMGYFTDAMGEHSFKALGIEINGAYESTWGLFCILLLSTIVAVATIFLYKNRMLQIRMTIFNSLLLVGYYIAFLAFYFALKNDANMFRVGWALCLPLVSIILNILAVRAIGRDEVMVKAADRLR, translated from the coding sequence ATGATTCAAAGAATTCAAACAGTTTATTTACTGATTGTTACAGGTTTGCTGATTACAGCAATGTGCTTGCCGATGGGGTATTTTACTGATGCGATGGGAGAGCACTCTTTTAAAGCTCTAGGAATAGAAATAAACGGTGCTTACGAGTCTACATGGGGCTTATTCTGCATCTTATTGCTTAGTACTATTGTTGCCGTAGCTACAATTTTTTTATATAAAAATCGTATGTTGCAGATACGTATGACGATTTTCAACAGCTTATTGCTGGTAGGCTATTACATTGCTTTTCTTGCTTTCTATTTTGCATTGAAGAATGATGCGAATATGTTTCGGGTAGGGTGGGCTTTGTGTTTGCCGCTTGTTTCCATTATTCTGAATATATTGGCTGTTCGTGCTATCGGACGTGATGAAGTGATGGTAAAGGCTGCGGATAGATTAAGATAA
- a CDS encoding outer membrane protein assembly factor BamD, with product MKKNIIITLLAAATLTSCGEYNKLLKSTDYEYKYEAAKNYFAKGQYNRSATLLNELITILKGTDKAEESLYMLGMSYYNQKDYQTAAQTFITYFNTYPRGTFTELARFHAGKALFLDTPEPRLDQSSTYQAIQQLQMFMEYFPNSSKKQEAQDMIFALQDKLVLKELYSAKLYYNLGNYLGNNYESCVITAQNALKDYPYTDYREELSILILRARHEMAIYSVEDKKMDRYRETIDEYYAFKNEFPESKYLKEAEKIFNESQKVIKD from the coding sequence ATGAAGAAAAATATCATTATAACTTTGCTTGCGGCAGCTACTCTCACTTCATGTGGGGAGTATAATAAATTGCTGAAAAGCACCGATTACGAATACAAGTACGAAGCCGCTAAAAACTATTTTGCAAAAGGACAGTATAACCGTTCGGCTACTTTGTTGAACGAATTGATTACTATTCTTAAAGGAACGGATAAAGCGGAAGAATCTTTGTATATGTTGGGCATGAGTTATTATAATCAAAAAGATTATCAGACTGCGGCTCAGACTTTTATCACCTATTTTAATACATATCCCCGTGGAACTTTTACTGAATTGGCACGTTTCCATGCAGGTAAAGCGTTATTTTTGGATACTCCGGAGCCACGTTTGGATCAGTCAAGTACTTATCAGGCTATCCAACAATTGCAGATGTTCATGGAATATTTCCCGAACAGTAGTAAAAAGCAAGAGGCACAGGATATGATTTTTGCTTTGCAGGATAAGTTGGTGTTGAAAGAACTTTATTCAGCCAAATTATATTATAACTTGGGTAATTATTTGGGCAACAACTATGAGTCTTGTGTCATCACGGCTCAAAATGCACTGAAGGATTATCCTTATACTGATTATCGCGAAGAACTTTCCATCTTGATTCTGCGTGCAAGGCATGAGATGGCTATTTATAGCGTGGAAGATAAGAAAATGGATCGTTATCGTGAGACAATCGATGAATATTATGCTTTTAAGAATGAGTTTCCGGAAAGCAAATATCTGAAAGAGGCTGAGAAAATTTTCAATGAATCACAGAAAGTAATTAAAGACTAA
- a CDS encoding amino acid-binding protein: protein MVAKQLSIFLENKSGRLTEVTEVLAKEGINLSALCIAENADFGILRGIVSDPDRAYKALKDNHFAVNVTDVVGISCPNVPGALATVLGYLSAEGVFIEYMYSFANNNVANVVIRPSDLDKCIEVLKEKKVDLLAASDLYRL from the coding sequence ATGGTAGCAAAACAACTTTCTATCTTTTTGGAAAACAAGTCAGGCCGTTTGACGGAAGTGACTGAAGTGCTGGCGAAAGAAGGTATCAATCTTTCTGCTTTGTGCATCGCTGAAAATGCTGATTTCGGTATTTTGCGCGGAATTGTGTCCGATCCGGATAGAGCATATAAAGCTTTGAAGGATAATCATTTTGCAGTAAATGTGACCGATGTGGTCGGAATCAGTTGTCCTAATGTGCCGGGAGCTTTGGCAACTGTATTGGGATATTTGTCTGCCGAAGGGGTATTTATCGAATATATGTACTCGTTTGCCAATAATAATGTGGCCAATGTAGTGATTCGTCCTAGCGATCTGGATAAATGTATTGAGGTGTTGAAAGAAAAGAAAGTCGATCTGCTGGCGGCTAGCGATTTGTATAGACTTTAA
- the uvrB gene encoding excinuclease ABC subunit UvrB has translation MNFELTSAYKPTGDQPEAIAQLTEGVLQGVPAQTLLGVTGSGKTFTIANVIANINKPTLILSHNKTLAAQLYGEFKGFFPNNAVEYYVSYYDYYQPEAYLPSSDTYIEKDLAINDEIDKLRLAATSALLSGRKDVVVVSSVSCIYGMGNPSDFYKNVIEIERGRMIDRNVFLRRLVDSLYVRNDIDLNRGNFRVKGDTVDIYLAYTDNLLRVTFWGDEIDGIEEVDPVSGVTVAPFEAYKIYPANLFMTTKEATLRAIHEIEDDLTKQVAFFESIGKEYEAKRLYERVTYDMEMIRELGHCSGIENYSRYFDGRAAGTRPYCLLDFFPDDFLIVIDESHVSVPQIRAMYGGDRARKINLVEYGFRLPAAMDNRPLKFEEFQEMAKQVIYVSATPADYELIQSEGIVVEQVIRPTGLLDPIIEVRPSLNQIDDLMEEIQLRIEKEERVLVTTLTKRMAEELTEYLLNNNIRCNYIHSDVDTLERVKIMDDLRQGIYDVLIGVNLLREGLDLPEVSLVAILDADKEGFLRSHRSLTQTAGRAARNVNGKVIMYADKITDSMRLTIDETNRRREKQLAYNEANGITPQQIKKARNLDVFGNANSETNELLKEKQAYIEPTTPNIAADPVVQYMSKAQMEKSIERTRKLMQEAAKKLEFIEAAQYRDELLKLEDLMKEKWG, from the coding sequence ATGAATTTTGAACTAACATCAGCTTATAAACCTACCGGAGACCAGCCGGAAGCAATCGCACAACTGACTGAAGGGGTACTTCAAGGAGTTCCCGCACAGACTTTATTGGGGGTCACAGGATCGGGAAAAACATTTACCATTGCCAATGTAATCGCTAATATCAATAAGCCGACATTGATTTTGAGTCATAACAAGACGCTGGCTGCCCAATTATATGGAGAGTTTAAGGGATTCTTTCCGAATAATGCGGTGGAATATTACGTTTCTTACTACGATTATTACCAGCCGGAAGCCTATTTGCCTAGCAGCGATACTTATATAGAAAAGGATCTTGCCATCAATGACGAGATAGACAAGCTCCGTCTCGCCGCAACTTCCGCCCTACTCTCCGGACGAAAAGACGTAGTGGTGGTCTCTTCCGTTTCCTGTATCTATGGCATGGGAAACCCTTCGGACTTTTATAAAAATGTGATTGAAATAGAACGGGGGCGCATGATTGACCGCAATGTTTTCCTTCGCCGCCTGGTAGACAGTCTGTATGTCCGCAACGATATCGACCTTAATCGTGGTAATTTCCGCGTCAAAGGAGATACTGTGGATATTTATCTGGCATATACGGACAACCTGTTGCGCGTCACATTTTGGGGAGACGAGATTGATGGCATAGAGGAGGTAGACCCAGTCAGCGGAGTCACTGTCGCCCCCTTCGAGGCTTATAAGATTTATCCCGCCAATTTGTTCATGACTACTAAGGAAGCAACCCTCCGAGCCATTCATGAGATAGAAGATGACTTGACCAAACAGGTCGCTTTCTTTGAGTCTATCGGCAAAGAATATGAAGCGAAAAGACTATACGAGCGTGTCACATACGATATGGAAATGATTCGGGAATTGGGACATTGCTCCGGCATTGAGAATTATTCCCGCTATTTCGACGGTCGTGCTGCAGGTACCCGTCCTTATTGTCTGCTGGATTTCTTTCCGGACGATTTTCTGATTGTCATTGACGAAAGCCATGTCAGTGTTCCTCAGATCCGTGCAATGTACGGAGGCGACAGGGCACGTAAAATCAATCTTGTGGAGTATGGTTTCCGCCTACCTGCCGCCATGGATAACCGACCGTTGAAATTTGAAGAATTTCAGGAAATGGCGAAGCAAGTGATCTATGTCAGCGCTACACCGGCAGACTATGAACTCATCCAATCCGAAGGGATTGTAGTGGAACAGGTAATCCGTCCTACCGGATTGTTGGACCCAATTATTGAAGTACGCCCGAGCTTGAACCAGATCGATGATCTGATGGAAGAAATTCAACTGCGTATTGAGAAAGAAGAGCGTGTTCTTGTCACTACTCTTACCAAGCGCATGGCGGAGGAGCTAACTGAATATCTCCTCAACAATAATATAAGGTGTAATTATATTCATAGCGACGTTGATACCCTCGAACGTGTAAAAATCATGGATGACCTCCGACAGGGAATTTACGATGTGCTGATCGGGGTCAATCTGCTACGTGAAGGTCTCGATTTGCCGGAAGTATCTCTTGTAGCTATCCTTGATGCAGACAAGGAAGGCTTCCTTCGTTCCCATCGTTCGTTGACGCAGACAGCCGGACGTGCAGCGCGTAATGTGAACGGAAAAGTAATCATGTATGCCGATAAAATTACGGACAGCATGAGACTGACCATCGACGAGACCAATCGTCGACGAGAGAAACAGTTGGCATACAATGAGGCAAACGGCATTACTCCACAGCAGATCAAGAAAGCGAGAAACTTGGATGTATTCGGCAACGCTAATTCGGAAACAAATGAATTGCTGAAAGAAAAACAAGCCTATATTGAACCGACAACTCCGAACATTGCGGCAGATCCGGTAGTACAGTATATGAGTAAAGCACAAATGGAAAAGAGTATCGAACGTACGCGCAAACTAATGCAGGAAGCAGCCAAAAAGCTTGAATTTATTGAAGCTGCCCAATACCGTGACGAATTATTAAAATTGGAAGACTTAATGAAAGAGAAATGGGGATAG
- a CDS encoding DNA-directed RNA polymerase subunit omega, which produces MDYKKTNAPTTTVTRDMMELCSDTGNVYETVAIIGKRANQISVEIKNDLSKKLAEFASYTDNMEEVFENREQIEISRYYEKLPKPDLIATQEYIEGKIYYRNPAKEKEKLQ; this is translated from the coding sequence ATGGACTACAAAAAGACGAATGCTCCTACTACAACGGTAACCCGTGACATGATGGAACTCTGCTCCGATACAGGGAATGTTTATGAAACAGTTGCCATTATTGGTAAGCGTGCTAATCAGATTAGTGTGGAAATCAAGAACGATCTTTCTAAGAAATTGGCAGAGTTTGCTTCTTATACTGACAACATGGAAGAAGTGTTTGAAAATAGAGAGCAAATCGAGATTTCTCGTTATTATGAGAAGTTGCCGAAACCGGACCTGATTGCTACGCAAGAATACATCGAAGGGAAAATATATTATAGAAATCCGGCTAAAGAGAAGGAAAAACTTCAGTAA
- a CDS encoding LysM peptidoglycan-binding domain-containing protein — translation MKPINRIFLFLLFISVSYAVSYAQENQSYFLHTIEKGQSLYSISKMYNVTTSDIIRLNPGCDEKIYAGQTIKIPKGKESQKGETFHTIQAGETLYKLTTMYNISAKDICEANPGLSAENFRIGQVILIPQKEKEQVVTVQKPTEQSNIQGPVVPRCKEMHKVKRKETIFSVSREYGISEEELIAANPELKKGMKKGQLLCIPYPAATTTQPTPKEDPYAIPPSNSELFRESKETPKKMSTIKAALILPFQEDKRMVEYYEGFLMAVDSLKRTGTSLDLYVYDSGKEVSTLNAILSKNEMKKMDVIFGPMHQNQIKPLSDFAKKNDIRLVIPFSQKGEEVFNNPAVYQINTPQSYLYSEVYEHFTRQFPNAHVIFIEPISADKEKAEFISGLKQELKNKGISMQTVNENATKETLKAALRNDKENIFIPTSGRNVLLIKVLPQLTLLVRDNAGQNIHLFGYPEWQTYTRDHLESFFELDVYFYSSFYTNTLFPAAVQFTNAYHKWYSKDLISKYPNYAMLGFDTGFFFLKGLSRYGSELENNLSKMNLTPIQTGFKFQRVNNWGGFINKKVFFIRFTKNFELVKLDFE, via the coding sequence ATGAAACCGATAAACCGAATATTCTTATTTCTGCTTTTTATAAGCGTTTCATACGCCGTCAGTTATGCACAGGAGAATCAATCCTATTTCTTGCATACCATCGAAAAAGGACAAAGTTTATATTCTATATCCAAGATGTACAATGTCACAACATCGGATATTATCCGTTTGAATCCCGGTTGTGACGAGAAAATTTATGCCGGACAAACCATTAAAATTCCCAAAGGAAAAGAAAGCCAGAAAGGAGAAACATTCCATACGATTCAAGCCGGAGAGACACTGTATAAACTGACAACAATGTACAATATATCCGCTAAGGATATATGTGAAGCGAATCCGGGATTGAGCGCTGAGAATTTCCGTATCGGACAGGTGATCCTTATCCCGCAAAAGGAGAAGGAACAGGTCGTTACCGTCCAAAAACCGACTGAGCAAAGTAATATTCAAGGTCCTGTGGTTCCCAGATGCAAAGAAATGCATAAAGTGAAACGCAAAGAAACAATCTTTAGCGTAAGCCGCGAATACGGAATCAGTGAAGAGGAGCTGATTGCCGCTAATCCCGAACTTAAAAAAGGGATGAAAAAAGGACAACTACTTTGTATCCCCTACCCGGCGGCAACAACCACGCAACCCACCCCCAAAGAAGATCCATACGCTATCCCTCCAAGTAACAGCGAACTTTTCCGCGAAAGTAAGGAGACTCCCAAGAAGATGTCGACCATTAAAGCCGCATTGATACTGCCTTTCCAGGAAGACAAACGTATGGTGGAATACTACGAAGGTTTTCTTATGGCAGTGGATAGTCTGAAACGTACAGGTACTTCTTTGGATTTATATGTATATGACAGTGGAAAAGAGGTTTCTACCTTGAATGCGATTCTTTCAAAGAACGAGATGAAGAAGATGGATGTTATTTTTGGCCCGATGCATCAGAACCAAATCAAGCCACTGTCTGATTTCGCAAAAAAGAATGATATACGTCTGGTGATTCCTTTCTCTCAAAAGGGTGAAGAGGTATTCAATAATCCGGCTGTTTATCAGATCAATACACCGCAATCCTATTTATATTCAGAAGTTTACGAGCATTTCACACGTCAATTTCCCAATGCGCATGTTATCTTTATCGAGCCTATCAGTGCCGACAAAGAAAAGGCTGAATTTATCAGTGGCTTGAAACAAGAGCTAAAGAATAAGGGCATCTCCATGCAAACGGTCAATGAGAATGCTACAAAAGAAACGTTGAAAGCAGCGCTCCGCAATGATAAGGAGAACATCTTTATTCCTACCTCAGGAAGAAATGTATTGCTTATTAAAGTACTCCCGCAATTGACGCTGTTAGTCAGAGATAATGCAGGACAGAACATCCATTTGTTCGGCTATCCGGAATGGCAGACTTACACGAGAGATCATTTGGAAAGTTTCTTTGAACTGGACGTGTATTTCTATTCTTCGTTTTATACGAACACACTATTCCCAGCTGCCGTGCAGTTTACCAACGCTTACCATAAATGGTACAGTAAAGACTTAATCAGCAAGTATCCCAATTATGCAATGCTTGGTTTTGACACCGGATTCTTTTTCTTGAAGGGATTGTCACGTTATGGCTCGGAACTTGAAAATAATCTGTCTAAAATGAATCTGACTCCTATTCAAACCGGCTTCAAATTCCAACGTGTGAACAATTGGGGAGGATTTATTAATAAGAAAGTGTTCTTCATTCGTTTCACTAAAAACTTTGAATTAGTAAAACTTGACTTCGAATAA
- a CDS encoding phenylacetate--CoA ligase family protein, protein MIWNESIECMDRESLRKIQSIRLKKIVDYVYHNTPFYRKKMQEMGVTPDDINSIDDIVKLPFTTKHDLRDNYPFGLCAVPMSQIVRIHASSGTTGKPTVVGYTRKDLSSWAECISRAFTAYGAGRSDIFQVSYGYGLFTGGLGAHAGAENIGASVIPMSSGNTEKQITLMHDFGSTVLCCTPSYALYLADAIKDSGYPREEFKLKVGAFGAEPWTENMRHEIEEKLGIKAYDIYGLSEIAGPGVGYECECQHGTHLNEDHYFPEIIDPNTLQPVEPGQTGELVFTHLTKEGMPLLRYRTRDLTALHYDKCSCGRTLVRMDRILGRSDDMLIIRGVNVFPTQIESVILEMAEFEPHYLLIVGRENNTDTMELQVEVRPEFYSDEINKMLALKKKLGARLQSVLGLGVNVKLVEPRSIERSVGKAKRVIDNRKL, encoded by the coding sequence ATGATTTGGAATGAGAGCATTGAGTGTATGGATCGTGAGAGTCTTCGTAAGATTCAAAGCATACGACTCAAGAAAATTGTAGATTACGTTTATCACAACACACCCTTCTATCGGAAGAAGATGCAGGAAATGGGAGTCACTCCCGACGATATCAATAGCATTGATGATATTGTGAAACTGCCGTTTACCACGAAACATGATTTAAGAGATAATTATCCGTTCGGGCTTTGTGCTGTGCCGATGAGTCAGATCGTACGTATCCATGCTTCATCCGGTACGACGGGAAAACCGACGGTTGTCGGCTATACTCGTAAGGATTTGTCTTCATGGGCGGAATGTATTTCTCGTGCCTTTACCGCATACGGGGCAGGCCGATCGGACATTTTTCAAGTATCATACGGATATGGACTTTTCACAGGCGGACTGGGGGCACATGCCGGAGCCGAAAATATCGGAGCTTCTGTGATTCCGATGTCTAGCGGTAACACTGAAAAGCAGATAACGTTGATGCATGACTTCGGTTCGACAGTACTTTGTTGCACACCTTCTTATGCATTGTATCTGGCAGATGCGATTAAGGATTCGGGTTATCCGCGTGAGGAGTTTAAGCTGAAAGTCGGTGCTTTCGGTGCAGAACCTTGGACGGAAAATATGCGCCATGAGATTGAAGAAAAGCTGGGCATTAAGGCATACGATATTTATGGATTGAGTGAAATTGCCGGACCGGGTGTGGGGTACGAGTGTGAATGCCAGCATGGAACCCACTTGAATGAAGACCATTACTTTCCCGAAATTATTGATCCGAATACATTACAGCCGGTAGAACCCGGTCAAACAGGCGAACTGGTGTTTACCCACCTTACAAAGGAAGGTATGCCGCTGCTCCGTTATCGTACGCGCGACCTTACCGCTCTACATTATGACAAATGTTCCTGTGGACGTACATTGGTACGCATGGATCGTATCTTGGGACGCAGTGATGATATGTTGATTATTCGTGGTGTCAATGTATTCCCGACACAAATAGAATCCGTTATTCTTGAAATGGCGGAATTTGAACCGCATTATCTGCTGATAGTGGGACGCGAGAATAATACCGATACGATGGAACTTCAAGTAGAAGTACGACCGGAATTCTATTCTGATGAAATCAATAAGATGTTGGCTCTGAAGAAGAAATTGGGTGCGCGTCTGCAGAGTGTACTCGGATTGGGAGTCAATGTGAAGCTGGTAGAACCACGTAGCATTGAACGCAGTGTGGGTAAAGCGAAACGGGTGATTGATAACAGAAAACTTTAA
- a CDS encoding ABC transporter permease yields MIKFLIEKEFKQLLRNSFLPKLILVFPCMIMLLMPWAVNLEIKNIQLNIVDNDHSAISQRLVNKIAASTYFRLVEVPASYEEGLRNIEIGTADIVMEIPRHLERDWMNGEDTHILIAANAVNGTKGGLGSSYLSSIINDYAAELRSEYPATATVSGAFPSIGIDTQGLFNPNLNYKLYMIPALMVMLLTLICGFLPALNIVSEKEVGTIEQINVTPVPKFIFILAKLLPYWLIGFVVLTVCFILAWLIYGIVPVGHFLLIYFFAVLFVLVMSGFGLVISNYSATMQQSMFVMWFCLLVVILMSGLFTPITSMPEWAQLITIFNPLRYFMEVMRMVYLKGSGFVDLLPQLGILLLFVVVFNIWAVLSYHKNK; encoded by the coding sequence ATGATAAAGTTCCTGATAGAAAAAGAGTTTAAACAATTGCTTCGCAATTCGTTTCTTCCGAAATTGATTCTTGTATTTCCATGCATGATTATGCTGCTGATGCCTTGGGCGGTAAATCTGGAAATCAAGAATATACAGCTGAATATTGTGGATAATGACCATTCGGCTATTTCACAACGTTTAGTCAATAAGATTGCCGCCTCTACCTATTTCCGTCTGGTGGAAGTGCCGGCTTCGTATGAAGAAGGCTTGCGGAATATTGAAATTGGAACGGCGGATATTGTGATGGAAATTCCGCGGCATCTGGAACGGGATTGGATGAATGGAGAAGATACTCACATACTGATAGCAGCCAATGCTGTGAATGGGACAAAAGGAGGGCTGGGGAGTTCTTACCTATCTTCTATTATTAATGATTATGCAGCCGAGCTGCGTTCGGAATATCCTGCAACTGCTACAGTCTCCGGTGCTTTCCCTTCGATAGGTATTGATACACAGGGGTTGTTTAATCCGAATCTGAACTATAAACTCTATATGATTCCGGCATTGATGGTCATGTTATTAACTTTGATTTGTGGTTTCTTGCCTGCATTGAATATAGTTAGCGAGAAGGAAGTAGGAACGATTGAGCAAATCAATGTGACGCCGGTTCCGAAGTTTATCTTTATTTTGGCAAAGCTCTTGCCTTACTGGTTGATTGGTTTTGTGGTGCTGACTGTATGTTTCATATTAGCCTGGTTAATTTATGGCATAGTGCCAGTCGGTCATTTTCTATTAATTTACTTTTTCGCAGTTCTTTTCGTTCTGGTAATGTCCGGTTTCGGACTTGTTATTTCCAACTACTCGGCAACGATGCAACAATCTATGTTTGTTATGTGGTTTTGTTTGTTGGTTGTAATTTTGATGAGTGGTTTGTTTACACCGATTACTAGTATGCCTGAATGGGCTCAACTAATAACGATATTCAATCCTTTGAGATATTTTATGGAGGTGATGAGAATGGTGTATTTAAAGGGGAGTGGTTTTGTGGACCTATTGCCACAATTGGGTATATTATTATTGTTTGTTGTTGTCTTCAATATTTGGGCGGTGCTTAGTTATCATAAGAATAAGTAA
- a CDS encoding porin family protein, whose translation MIKIKPFLIAGLLLTGFTLSATAQIGEARSNFSVGVNGGVNLNSVSFTPTIKQNSLMGITGGLTARYISEKYFAMICGAQVELNFSQRGWDQLFEIVSLDDNGNEVTSKDPSKTYTRKMTYIDIPFLAHLAFGRDRGLQFFIHAGPQIGFLISESETIKGIDMNELSSTQKAVYGTKIQNKFDYGITGGGGVELRTKKAGSFIVEGRYYFALSDFYKTTKKDYFARAAHGTISIKLTYLFDLKK comes from the coding sequence ATGATAAAGATAAAACCATTTTTGATCGCAGGCCTTCTGCTAACAGGATTCACTCTCTCCGCCACTGCTCAGATCGGAGAGGCACGAAGCAATTTTTCTGTAGGTGTCAACGGAGGTGTCAACTTAAATAGTGTATCCTTCACTCCTACCATCAAACAGAACAGCCTGATGGGAATAACCGGAGGATTGACAGCCCGTTATATTTCTGAAAAGTATTTTGCCATGATTTGTGGGGCACAGGTCGAACTGAACTTCTCACAACGAGGTTGGGATCAATTATTTGAAATCGTGTCACTAGACGATAATGGAAATGAAGTGACTTCCAAAGATCCAAGTAAAACTTATACCCGCAAGATGACCTATATCGATATTCCTTTTCTTGCCCACCTAGCTTTCGGACGAGACAGAGGATTGCAATTTTTCATTCATGCAGGCCCGCAGATAGGCTTTTTGATCAGTGAATCGGAAACAATAAAAGGAATTGATATGAATGAGTTGTCAAGTACCCAAAAAGCGGTATACGGTACTAAGATTCAGAATAAATTTGATTATGGCATTACCGGAGGCGGTGGTGTAGAGCTTAGAACGAAAAAAGCCGGTAGTTTTATAGTGGAAGGACGTTATTATTTTGCCTTATCCGATTTCTACAAGACAACCAAAAAGGATTATTTTGCCCGTGCAGCGCATGGAACAATTTCAATAAAGCTCACTTATTTATTCGATTTGAAGAAATAA
- a CDS encoding alanyl-tRNA editing protein, producing MEQQIQLNDHNKQEYPPMHTAEHLLNATMVKTFGCPRSRNAHIERKKSKCDYILSSCPTAEQIQSIEDKVNEAISQNLPVTVEFMTHEQAKDIVDLSKLPADASETLRIVRIGDYDACACIGLHVSNTSEVGTFKIISHDYDKERQTLRIRFKLIEKK from the coding sequence ATGGAACAACAAATTCAACTCAACGATCACAACAAGCAGGAATACCCTCCTATGCATACAGCAGAGCATTTACTCAATGCCACCATGGTGAAAACCTTTGGCTGCCCACGTTCTCGCAATGCCCACATCGAAAGGAAAAAGAGCAAATGTGACTATATACTTTCGTCATGTCCGACAGCGGAACAAATCCAGTCTATTGAAGATAAAGTGAACGAGGCAATCAGTCAGAACCTACCTGTGACAGTTGAGTTTATGACTCATGAACAGGCCAAAGACATCGTAGATTTAAGTAAGCTACCTGCCGATGCAAGTGAAACTCTTCGCATTGTCCGCATTGGAGATTATGATGCCTGCGCCTGCATCGGATTGCATGTATCCAATACTTCTGAAGTGGGTACCTTTAAAATCATTAGTCATGATTATGACAAAGAAAGGCAAACACTAAGAATAAGGTTCAAACTGATCGAGAAGAAGTAA
- a CDS encoding Hsp20/alpha crystallin family protein — translation MMPVRRTQGWLPSIFNDFFDNDWMVKANATAPAINVLETEKEYKVELAAPGMTKDDFNVRIDEDNNLVISMEKKAENKEEKKDGRYLRREFSYSKFQQTMILPDNVDKEKIAASVEHGVLNIELPKLSEEEVKKPNRQIEIK, via the coding sequence ATGATGCCTGTTAGAAGAACTCAAGGTTGGTTACCAAGTATCTTTAATGATTTCTTTGATAACGATTGGATGGTAAAAGCAAATGCTACTGCACCTGCAATTAATGTTTTGGAAACAGAAAAAGAATACAAAGTGGAATTGGCTGCTCCTGGTATGACGAAGGATGATTTCAATGTTCGCATTGATGAAGACAACAACCTCGTTATCAGCATGGAGAAGAAGGCTGAAAACAAGGAGGAAAAGAAAGACGGTCGCTATCTGCGTCGCGAATTCTCATACTCTAAGTTCCAGCAAACAATGATTCTACCGGACAATGTGGACAAAGAAAAAATTGCCGCATCCGTAGAACATGGTGTTTTAAACATCGAACTTCCGAAACTCTCTGAAGAAGAAGTGAAGAAGCCCAATCGGCAAATTGAAATAAAGTAA